A DNA window from Solanum stenotomum isolate F172 unplaced genomic scaffold, ASM1918654v1 scaffold9143, whole genome shotgun sequence contains the following coding sequences:
- the LOC125853085 gene encoding ADP,ATP carrier protein, mitochondrial-like, with protein sequence MADMNQHPTVFQKAANQLHLRSSLSQDVHARYGGVQPAIYQRHFAYGNYSNAGLQRGQATQDLSLITSNASPVFVQAPQEKGLAAFATDFLMGGVSAAVSKTAAAPIERVKLLIQNQDEMLKAGRLSEPYKGIGECFGRTIKEEGFGSLWRGNTANVIRYFPTQALNFAFKDYFKRLFNFKKDRDGYWKWFAGNLASGGAAGASSLFFVYSLDYARTRLANDAKASKKGGERQFNGLVDVYRKTLKSDGIAGLYRGFNISCVGIIVYRGLYFGMYDSLKPVLLTGNLQDSFFASFGLGWLITNGAGLASYPIDTVRRRMMMTSGEAVKYKSSLDAFSQIVKNEGPKSLFKGAGANILRAVAGAGVLAGYDKLQVLVLGKKYGSGGA encoded by the exons ATGGCAGATATGAACCAGCATCCAACTGTTTTCCAGAAGGCAGCTAACCAGCTGCACTTGCGCTCTAGTCTATCCCAAGATGTCCATGCTCGCTATGGGGGCGTTCAGCCTGCTATTTACCAGAGGCATTTTGCTTATGGCAACTACTCCAATGCTGGACTGCAGAGAGGCCAAGCCACTCAGGATCTATCATTGATCACCTCAAATGCCTCACCTGTGTTTGTGCAGGCTCCTCAAGAGAAAGGACTTGCAGCTTTTGCCACTGACTTTCTCATGGGTGGAGTTTCTGCTGCTGTATCAAAGACCGCTGCTGCCCCAATTGAGCGTGTGAAACTATTGATCCAAAATCAAGATGAGATGCTCAAGGCTGGTAGGCTCTCAGAACCATACAAGGGAATTGGCGAATGTTTTGGGAGGACAATTAAGGAAGAAGGTTTTGGGTCTTTATGGAGAGGAAACACTGCTAATGTTATCCGTTATTTCCCCACTCAG GCCCTGAACTTTGCATTCAAGGACTACTTCAAGAGACTCTTCAACTTCAAGAAGGACCGTGATGGCTACTGGAAGTGGTTTGCTGGCAACCTTGCCTCAGGTGGCGCTGCTGGtgcttcttctttgttctttgtCTACTCCTTGGACTATGCTCGTACCCGTCTTGCTAATGATGCCAAGGCTTCAAAGAAGGGAGGTGAGAGGCAGTTCAATGGTTTGGTTGATGTCTACAGGAAGACACTTAAATCTGATGGAATTGCTGGTCTATACCGTGGATTCAACATTTCATGTGTTGGTATCATTGTTTACCGGGGTTTGTACTTTGGAATGTACGACTCCTTGAAGCCTGTCCTCTTGACAGGAAACCTGCAG GATAGTTTCTTTGCTAGCTTTGGACTTGGTTGGCTCATCACCAATGGTGCTGGTCTTGCTTCTTACCCAATTGATACGGTAAGAAGAAGAATGATGATGACATCCGGTGAGGCGGTTAAGTACAAGAGCTCGCTCGATGCATTCTCCCAGATCGTCAAGAATGAGGGTCCCAAATCTCTGTTCAAGGGTGCTGGTGCTAACATCCTCCGAGCTGTTGCCGGTGCTGGTGTGTTGGCCGGATATGACAAGCTTCAGGTTCTTGTTTTGGGAAAGAAATACGGATCTGGCGGTGCCTAA